One Purpureocillium takamizusanense chromosome 1, complete sequence genomic window carries:
- a CDS encoding uncharacterized protein (COG:D~EggNog:ENOG503NZ0V), with product MVSFSCEACGDVLTKKKLDPHRSRCHGASFTCIDCMVHFQGVQYRSHTSCITEDQKYQGALYKEKNKKQKQHHDKPSEQKPTAQKHNQQPKNMAQQPYVEDVGEDREYEPWNDSTGHTEDERSPAEPPPEAPTPPAAATEEHVNVFDFLVATGQTPNASNMNLPRDQMGPDVGDSTSLVRYEYNAEEYLDPTSFMDADNEPLVQYGTGPVPSGAFVTPASKSERRKTKDSEVKKDKKRKRLHVEVPGDQVMTDAPPVLHSGLTGGLKSLMRPTLPPSPDYSGGDVADNSPASPLKKTKHSKHAKNTHIGNSLFDMITGGSKSKSHKKKPTSKKQSHRHKERKEPKLIEFRPQSKDGKSDNVDGQMVVFKPRADAFLSFVNKGPESERGCSVNKALKRYHRERQASGTGIGKTKEEKELWKDLRLRRNERGEIVLFSISE from the exons ATGGTATCCTTTTCCTGTGAG GCGTGCGGTGACGTCTTgaccaagaagaagctcgaccCTCACCGAAGCCGCTGCCACGGAGCCTCTTTCACCTGCATCGATTGCATGGTCCACTTTCAAGGTGTCCAATATCGCTCTCACACC TCGTGCATAACTGAAGACCAAAAGTACCAAGGCGCCTTGTAcaaggagaagaacaagaagcagaagcagcatCACGACAAGCCAAGCGAGCAGAAGCCAACCGCACAGAAGCACAACCAACAGCCCAAGAACATGGCTCAGCAGCCATACGTCGAAGACGTCGGGGAAGATAGAGAGTACGAGCCGTGGAACGACTCAACTGGGCATACGGAAGACGAACGATCCCCTGCCGAGCCGCCACCAGAGGCTCCCacccctcccgccgcggcgactgAGGAACACGTCAACGTCTTCGACTTTTTGGTCGCGACAGGCCAGACTCCAAATGCCTCCAACATGAACCTTCCACGGGACCAAATGGGTcccgacgtcggcgacagcACCTCGCTGGTGCGGTACGAGTACAATGCGGAAGAATACCTCGATCCGACCTCCTTCATGGACGCCGACAACGAGCCCCTCGTCCAGTATGGCACCGGGCCGGTTCCCTCAGGCGCCTTCGTCACCCCTGCATCCAAGAGCGAGCGACGCAAGACAAAGGACAGCGAAgtcaagaaggacaagaagcgcaagcgacTGCATGTCGAAGTCCCGGGTGACCAGGTCATGACGGACGCCCCTCCCGTCCTGCACTCCGGCTTGACAGGCGGTCTGAAGAGTCTCATGCGACCGAcgctgcctccctcccctgACTATTCTGGCGGAGATGTCGCCGACAActcaccagccagccccttGAAGAAGACGAAACACTCGAAGCACGCCAAGAACACACACATCGGCAACAGCCTCTTCGATATGATTACCGGTGGCTCCAAGTCCAAGAGccacaagaagaagccgacCTCGAAGAAGCAATCCCATCGTCACAAAGAGCGCAAGGAGCCCAAGCTCATTGAATTCCGACCACAGTCCAAAGATGGCAAGTCTGACAATGTGGACGGTCAAATGGTTGTATTCAAGCCACGCGCCGATGCCTTCCTCAGCTTCGTCAACAAAGGACCAGAGAGTGAGCGCGGCTGCAGTGTCAACAAGGCCCTTAAGCGCTATCATCGCGAGCGCCAGGCGTCGGGTACGGGTATCGGCAAGACTAAGGAAGAGAAGGAGCTATGGAAGGACCTGCGACTTCGACGAAACGAGCGAGGCGAAATCGTGCTATTCTCGATCTCGGAATGA
- a CDS encoding uncharacterized protein (COG:D~EggNog:ENOG503NZ0V): protein MVHFQGVQYRSHTSCITEDQKYQGALYKEKNKKQKQHHDKPSEQKPTAQKHNQQPKNMAQQPYVEDVGEDREYEPWNDSTGHTEDERSPAEPPPEAPTPPAAATEEHVNVFDFLVATGQTPNASNMNLPRDQMGPDVGDSTSLVRYEYNAEEYLDPTSFMDADNEPLVQYGTGPVPSGAFVTPASKSERRKTKDSEVKKDKKRKRLHVEVPGDQVMTDAPPVLHSGLTGGLKSLMRPTLPPSPDYSGGDVADNSPASPLKKTKHSKHAKNTHIGNSLFDMITGGSKSKSHKKKPTSKKQSHRHKERKEPKLIEFRPQSKDGKSDNVDGQMVVFKPRADAFLSFVNKGPESERGCSVNKALKRYHRERQASGTGIGKTKEEKELWKDLRLRRNERGEIVLFSISE from the exons ATGGTCCACTTTCAAGGTGTCCAATATCGCTCTCACACC TCGTGCATAACTGAAGACCAAAAGTACCAAGGCGCCTTGTAcaaggagaagaacaagaagcagaagcagcatCACGACAAGCCAAGCGAGCAGAAGCCAACCGCACAGAAGCACAACCAACAGCCCAAGAACATGGCTCAGCAGCCATACGTCGAAGACGTCGGGGAAGATAGAGAGTACGAGCCGTGGAACGACTCAACTGGGCATACGGAAGACGAACGATCCCCTGCCGAGCCGCCACCAGAGGCTCCCacccctcccgccgcggcgactgAGGAACACGTCAACGTCTTCGACTTTTTGGTCGCGACAGGCCAGACTCCAAATGCCTCCAACATGAACCTTCCACGGGACCAAATGGGTcccgacgtcggcgacagcACCTCGCTGGTGCGGTACGAGTACAATGCGGAAGAATACCTCGATCCGACCTCCTTCATGGACGCCGACAACGAGCCCCTCGTCCAGTATGGCACCGGGCCGGTTCCCTCAGGCGCCTTCGTCACCCCTGCATCCAAGAGCGAGCGACGCAAGACAAAGGACAGCGAAgtcaagaaggacaagaagcgcaagcgacTGCATGTCGAAGTCCCGGGTGACCAGGTCATGACGGACGCCCCTCCCGTCCTGCACTCCGGCTTGACAGGCGGTCTGAAGAGTCTCATGCGACCGAcgctgcctccctcccctgACTATTCTGGCGGAGATGTCGCCGACAActcaccagccagccccttGAAGAAGACGAAACACTCGAAGCACGCCAAGAACACACACATCGGCAACAGCCTCTTCGATATGATTACCGGTGGCTCCAAGTCCAAGAGccacaagaagaagccgacCTCGAAGAAGCAATCCCATCGTCACAAAGAGCGCAAGGAGCCCAAGCTCATTGAATTCCGACCACAGTCCAAAGATGGCAAGTCTGACAATGTGGACGGTCAAATGGTTGTATTCAAGCCACGCGCCGATGCCTTCCTCAGCTTCGTCAACAAAGGACCAGAGAGTGAGCGCGGCTGCAGTGTCAACAAGGCCCTTAAGCGCTATCATCGCGAGCGCCAGGCGTCGGGTACGGGTATCGGCAAGACTAAGGAAGAGAAGGAGCTATGGAAGGACCTGCGACTTCGACGAAACGAGCGAGGCGAAATCGTGCTATTCTCGATCTCGGAATGA